Proteins from a genomic interval of Equus quagga isolate Etosha38 chromosome 13, UCLA_HA_Equagga_1.0, whole genome shotgun sequence:
- the MAF gene encoding transcription factor Maf, translating into MASELAMSNSDLPTSPLAMEYVNDFDLMKFEVKKEPVETDRIISQCGRLIAGGSLSSTPMSTPCSSVPPSPSFSAPSPGSGSEQKAHLEDYYWMTGYPQQLNPEALGFSPEDAVEALISNSHQLQGGFDGYARGAQQLASAAGAGAGASLGGSGEEMGPAAAVVSAVIAAAAAQSGAGPHYHHHHHHHAAGHHHHPTAGAHFDDRFSDEQLVTMSVRELNRQLRGVSKEEVIRLKQKRRTLKNRGYAQSCRFKRVQQRHVLESEKNQLLQQVDHLKQEISRLVRERDAYKEKYEKLVSSGFRENGSSSDNPSSPEFFITEPTCKLEPSVGYATLWKPQQRVFTTSVFTK; encoded by the exons ATGGCATCAGAACTGGCAATGAGCAACTCCGACCTGCCCACCAGTCCCCTGGCCATGGAATATGTTAATGACTTCGATCTGATGAAGTTTGAAGTGAAAAAGGAACCGGTGGAGACCGACCGCATCATCAGCCAGTGCGGCCGTCTCATCGCCGGGGGCTCGCTGTCCTCCACCCCCATGAGCACGCCGTGCAGCTCGGtgcccccttcccccagcttctCGGCGCCCAGCCCGGGCTCGGGCAGCGAGCAGAAGGCGCACCTGGAAGACTACTACTGGATGACCGGCTACCCGCAGCAGCTGAACCCCGAGGCGCTGGGCTTCAGCCCGGAGGACGCGGTCGAGGCGCTCATCAGCAATAGCCACCAGCTCCAGGGCGGCTTCGATGGCTACGCGCGCGGGGCGCAGCAGCTGGCCTCGGCGGCCGGAGCCGGCGCCGGCGCCTCCCTGGGCGGCAGCGGAGAGGAGATGGGCCCCGCCGCCGCCGTGGTGTCCGCCGTGATCGCCGCGGCCGCGGCGCAGAGCGGCGCGGGCCcgcactaccaccaccaccaccaccaccacgccgccggccaccaccaccacccgACGGCCGGCGCGC ACTTCGACGACCGCTTCTCCGACGAGCAGCTGGTGACCATGTCGGTGCGCGAGCTGAACCGGCAGCTGCGCGGGGTCAGCAAGGAGGAGGTGATCCGGCTGAAGCAGAAGAGGCGGACCCTGAAAAACCGCGGCTATGCCCAGTCCTGCCGCTTCAAGAGGGTGCAGCAGAGACACGTCCTGGAGTCCGAGAAGAACCAGCTGCTGCAGCAGGTCGACCACCTCAAGCAGGAGATCTCCAGGCTGGTGCGCGAGAGGGACGCGTACAAGGAGAAATACGAGAAGTTGGTCAGCAGCGGCTTCCGAGAAAACGGCTCCAGCAGCGACAACCCGTCCTCTCCCGAGTTTTTCAT